The Desulfopila inferna genomic interval TAATCCGATTCTCCAGGTACCGGTGACCCAGGCCGTCGTTTACGGCTGGTACGACAATGAACTGGGCAGCTATACCAATATGCTGGGCGACCTCACTGTTAAGATTGCCGGATCAATGGTCTAAGCTTGCTCTTTCGCATTCGCCCAGCCGGCGGGGAAGACGTTGCCGTTATTGCCGAAATCGAGCAAGCGGCGCCATCGGCCTGGCCCGCTTCACAGATTGAATTAGAACTTCAGCAGCTTAACGGAATCAGCTTGATAGCCTGCAGTGAAGCAGACGCCTGTGCAGCAGGCTGGTGTTGTGCCAGATACTGTCCGCCGGAGGCAGAACTCCTGAAGATCGCTGTAATACCTCGGTACAGACGATCGGGGGCCGCCTCACGTTTGCTTGCGGAACTGTTCAGGCAAATAGTCAAACGGGGGTGCAG includes:
- the rimI gene encoding ribosomal protein S18-alanine N-acetyltransferase — encoded protein: MLFRIRPAGGEDVAVIAEIEQAAPSAWPASQIELELQQLNGISLIACSEADACAAGWCCARYCPPEAELLKIAVIPRYRRSGAASRLLAELFRQIVKRGCSEIFLEVRRNNLPAQELYRKIGFFELALRKSYYRDPPDDGIVFKKYI